From one Paenibacillus sp. FSL K6-1330 genomic stretch:
- a CDS encoding DUF5381 family protein: MNAISYRKSVAWGKSLGSLLFVLACLFLLYAAFFMDTSFIRKFFCITSAIIGIPFFGGYLVVSLPKALKSDTQLLTYDQNSISDGTRTVAWTEITSISYSGPSIRKWLLPKFPVLIFHLKNRETWTVNTYYLLTDTEIQSVMKRLRGLISRNGKETK, from the coding sequence ATGAACGCAATATCTTATCGGAAATCCGTGGCATGGGGCAAATCACTTGGCAGTTTACTGTTTGTGTTGGCCTGCCTGTTTCTGCTGTACGCGGCTTTTTTTATGGATACTTCCTTTATTCGTAAGTTTTTTTGTATCACATCAGCCATAATAGGGATTCCGTTTTTTGGAGGATATTTGGTTGTCAGCTTGCCAAAGGCGCTGAAATCAGACACGCAGCTGCTCACCTACGATCAAAATTCCATTTCAGATGGTACGCGGACTGTAGCCTGGACGGAGATTACAAGCATCAGCTACAGCGGCCCTTCCATTCGGAAGTGGCTGCTTCCGAAATTTCCTGTGCTGATTTTTCATTTGAAAAACAGAGAGACCTGGACGGTGAATACGTATTATTTGTTGACCGATACCGAAATCCAGTCTGTCATGAAGCGCCTGCGGGGGCTGATCAGCCGTAACGGAAAGGAAACGAAATAG